The Fibrobacter sp. genome has a segment encoding these proteins:
- a CDS encoding helix-turn-helix transcriptional regulator: protein MKVLSNKPLHVKDANLAILTPIQLVNKFSDKVVVFDSFEGIGLENYFNIQGAVLLLVKQGKCTIELDLERRTLTKHSCVIVLPNQIARISNISKDIKFICVTCSLPMVEELTSRINEAIPITLRAKQQPVIKLSPSEYNNIQQSFNFLIAKIKKSGKNTYNLQIVQNALLALVYECIGIITKNKNIEQPSSKKEALFNSFINLVSQYHKQEHSVTFYATKLFLTPKYLTRAIEEISHKSAKRWIDEYIMLEAKMMLRSTKMTIQEIASELNFPDISFFGKFFKRTAGISPKAYRENKD, encoded by the coding sequence ATGAAAGTCTTATCCAATAAGCCTCTCCATGTCAAGGACGCAAACCTTGCTATACTCACGCCCATTCAACTGGTAAACAAGTTTTCCGACAAGGTCGTCGTTTTCGATTCGTTTGAAGGAATCGGACTCGAGAACTATTTCAACATTCAAGGAGCCGTGCTGCTACTTGTCAAACAGGGAAAATGCACCATCGAACTAGATCTAGAAAGAAGAACCTTGACCAAGCATTCGTGCGTTATCGTGCTCCCGAACCAAATTGCACGAATTTCAAATATCAGCAAGGACATTAAATTCATCTGCGTCACCTGCTCCTTGCCCATGGTCGAAGAATTGACGTCCCGTATAAACGAGGCCATCCCGATTACCCTCAGGGCAAAACAACAACCTGTCATAAAATTAAGCCCCTCTGAATACAACAACATCCAGCAATCTTTCAACTTCTTGATTGCAAAAATCAAGAAGAGCGGCAAAAACACCTATAATCTTCAAATAGTTCAAAACGCCTTGCTCGCCCTTGTTTACGAATGCATCGGCATCATTACAAAAAACAAAAACATCGAACAGCCTTCTTCCAAAAAAGAAGCCTTGTTCAATTCGTTCATCAACTTGGTATCCCAATATCACAAACAAGAACATAGCGTCACCTTTTACGCGACAAAACTTTTTCTCACCCCCAAATACCTGACGCGAGCTATCGAAGAAATCAGTCACAAATCCGCCAAGCGCTGGATAGACGAGTACATTATGCTAGAGGCCAAGATGATGTTGCGCTCCACAAAAATGACAATCCAAGAAATCGCGAGCGAGCTCAACTTCCCCGATATAAGTTTTTTCGGAAAGTTCTTCAAGCGAACGGCAGGAATATCGCCCAAGGCTTATAGGGAAAACAAGGATTAA
- a CDS encoding phosphatase PAP2 family protein yields the protein MKSFLCAILFAAAFAFAQNADSLTAQNSAQSTAADSAQKLSPFDHLGKNMLGSAFSWPLGFHMLGGALTYKLSMEDKDLMVARFAARHNGLTFNLVFGQGMVLGTACPFLVPGYMYFISDNKSLNNTGAVAVQATAVAFLYNNILKAVSGRAHPDAENNSGDLSRDFKWGFFRRGVFYGWPSGHSMTNASLAMSIASYNRDNPWIVAGCGLYAGYIATSMVLGGKGEAHWLSDAVAGTLMGATIGWYIGNTFYKEKQGKASSLPKVTVAPLFYDDTKGAVVSLRF from the coding sequence ATGAAGTCTTTCTTGTGCGCCATTTTATTCGCTGCAGCATTCGCGTTCGCCCAAAATGCGGACAGTTTAACCGCACAGAATTCTGCGCAATCAACCGCGGCGGATTCCGCACAGAAGCTTTCCCCCTTTGACCACCTAGGAAAAAACATGCTCGGGAGCGCGTTCAGCTGGCCGCTCGGATTCCACATGCTAGGCGGTGCGCTCACGTACAAGTTGTCTATGGAAGACAAAGACCTGATGGTCGCACGCTTCGCGGCAAGGCACAACGGCCTCACATTCAACCTCGTTTTCGGCCAGGGAATGGTACTGGGCACAGCCTGTCCCTTCCTCGTTCCCGGCTACATGTATTTCATCAGCGACAATAAATCCTTGAACAACACGGGCGCAGTAGCGGTGCAGGCGACTGCAGTCGCGTTCCTCTACAACAATATCCTCAAGGCAGTTTCAGGGCGCGCGCATCCAGATGCCGAGAACAATTCCGGTGATCTTTCGCGTGACTTCAAGTGGGGATTCTTCAGGCGCGGCGTATTTTACGGCTGGCCCTCGGGACATTCCATGACGAACGCATCGCTTGCCATGAGCATCGCAAGTTACAATCGAGACAATCCCTGGATCGTTGCCGGCTGCGGACTCTATGCGGGATACATCGCGACAAGCATGGTGCTGGGAGGCAAAGGCGAAGCGCACTGGCTTTCGGACGCCGTCGCGGGAACTCTGATGGGAGCGACCATCGGCTGGTACATCGGCAACACGTTCTACAAAGAAAAACAGGGCAAAGCAAGTTCCCTCCCCAAGGTCACCGTAGCCCCGCTATTCTACGACGACACCAAAGGCGCAGTCGTTTCACTGCGGTTCTAG
- the thiS gene encoding sulfur carrier protein ThiS: MIITVAGNKKEVKDGLTVAELIVQENVETPLYVTVSLNDEFVENGAFESTTLKDGDTVEFLYFMGGGC; this comes from the coding sequence ATGATTATCACAGTTGCCGGAAACAAAAAGGAAGTTAAGGACGGGCTGACCGTTGCAGAATTGATTGTACAGGAGAATGTGGAAACCCCGCTTTATGTGACGGTTTCGCTCAACGACGAATTTGTTGAAAACGGTGCATTTGAATCCACCACCCTCAAGGACGGCGACACCGTCGAATTCCTCTACTTCATGGGAGGTGGCTGCTAA
- a CDS encoding sulfurtransferase TusA family protein, whose protein sequence is MAEPEFKIDDFIDITDVKCPTTFVKAKVALEELEDGQILSVRLNDGEPVQNVPRSIKEEGHKVLRLTENQDGTFTLIVKKVGD, encoded by the coding sequence ATGGCAGAACCTGAATTTAAGATAGACGATTTCATTGACATCACCGATGTAAAGTGCCCGACCACTTTCGTGAAGGCGAAAGTCGCACTCGAAGAACTCGAGGACGGGCAGATTCTCTCGGTGCGCCTGAACGACGGCGAACCGGTGCAGAACGTGCCGCGCAGCATCAAGGAAGAAGGTCACAAGGTTTTAAGGCTCACCGAGAATCAGGACGGAACGTTTACGCTGATTGTGAAGAAGGTGGGCGATTAA